One window of Futiania mangrovi genomic DNA carries:
- a CDS encoding TSUP family transporter, producing MPELVPPELGTIAAYALVGLAAVTSFITAAFGIGGGVVLIAVMAVLMPPAALIPVHGVVQFGSNVGRFFLMLRHVRWDVLGAFGAGSVAGAAGGGLVAVDLPPALVQIGLAAFVLYSAWGPSPDLGRAGLLAGGAISSFLTMFFGATGPFVAGVVKTLRLDRMTHVGTFSACMVLQHGVKVAAFGVLGFAFGPWVPLMAGMVAAGFLGTLAGRAVLTRTADARFHLVLNLLLTALAARLLWSGVTGLFG from the coding sequence ATGCCAGAACTCGTCCCGCCGGAGCTTGGTACGATCGCCGCCTACGCCCTCGTCGGCCTCGCGGCGGTGACGTCCTTCATCACGGCGGCCTTCGGCATCGGCGGAGGGGTGGTCCTCATCGCGGTCATGGCCGTGCTGATGCCCCCGGCGGCCCTGATCCCGGTTCATGGCGTCGTCCAGTTCGGTTCGAACGTCGGCCGCTTCTTCCTGATGCTGCGCCACGTCCGCTGGGATGTTCTGGGCGCATTCGGCGCGGGAAGCGTCGCCGGGGCAGCGGGGGGAGGGCTCGTCGCGGTCGACCTCCCGCCCGCACTCGTGCAGATCGGGCTTGCCGCCTTCGTGCTCTATTCCGCCTGGGGGCCGTCGCCCGACCTGGGCCGGGCGGGCCTGCTTGCGGGCGGCGCCATCTCCAGCTTCCTCACCATGTTCTTCGGCGCGACGGGACCGTTCGTGGCGGGCGTCGTCAAGACGCTGCGGCTCGACCGGATGACGCATGTGGGCACGTTTTCCGCCTGCATGGTCCTGCAGCACGGGGTCAAGGTCGCAGCGTTCGGCGTGCTGGGCTTCGCCTTCGGGCCATGGGTCCCGCTGATGGCGGGAATGGTTGCCGCGGGCTTCCTGGGAACGCTCGCAGGCCGCGCGGTCCTGACGCGGACGGCCGACGCGCGCTTCCACCTGGTCCTCAACCTGCTGCTCACGGCGCTGGCCGCACGCCTGCTGTGGAGCGGCGTTACGGGCCTTTTCGGCTGA